The proteins below are encoded in one region of Pseudonocardia sp. DSM 110487:
- a CDS encoding HNH endonuclease, with product MHGSSPGLDAVEWAKLVARHNGRCAYCGEPPPAGEELARDHVIPLTRYSGADFGPDRIGNVLPACGQCNSRKYNKLLAEWRYRDGVRIACMG from the coding sequence ATGCACGGAAGCAGTCCAGGCCTAGACGCTGTCGAATGGGCGAAACTGGTAGCGCGGCACAACGGGCGATGCGCGTACTGTGGGGAACCGCCGCCTGCCGGCGAAGAACTTGCCCGCGATCACGTCATCCCTTTAACCCGCTATTCCGGGGCCGACTTTGGACCGGACCGCATCGGCAACGTCTTACCCGCATGCGGGCAATGCAACTCGCGAAAGTACAACAAGCTCCTTGCCGAGTGGCGGTACCGGGACGGCGTTCGCATCGCCTGCATGGGATAG
- a CDS encoding Shedu anti-phage system protein SduA domain-containing protein codes for MGLRHQLFRDLTIALADDLIAAGIDQNAVSPEVRLEQAGGYSISPHRWDLAIFSDDVPVALIEIKLTLSAARKNVWGRIDEIVAIAASTNRLFEGDASSYKPCIAILFLLEDSPSTRESRIHAALDRTSSDTPVTDKSKSLIEAVGEVFTRMVADQLVDSVCLLAVNSENGAVREPNADLSFESFVAGIRAYWAAVDRGRRANPQADPGAVGLGRALSRGAAVRGLVAGITSTAEGLSVAEAAVISSRRMLVAELQRLALDPDANETKLHAAIGSRYWLFGGQYVAVADRRNLVPMDQYDIPLICADGSLEIVELKGPSASLVKKYRNHYIVGSEVHEAVNQCLNYLRALDEHGAALRTHYHNELSMDLDLRRARGTVVIGHPGREFSSGATREQIEQTIRSYNAHLSRLTVLTYADLLDSAERSLKFAIEDAADARDA; via the coding sequence GTGGGGCTTCGCCATCAGCTCTTTCGAGACCTTACCATTGCTTTGGCGGATGATCTGATAGCGGCAGGAATCGATCAAAACGCTGTCTCGCCAGAGGTGCGTCTCGAACAAGCTGGGGGGTACAGTATCTCCCCGCACCGCTGGGATCTGGCGATTTTTAGCGACGACGTTCCGGTTGCGCTTATCGAAATTAAGCTGACTCTGTCGGCTGCGCGGAAGAACGTATGGGGCCGTATCGATGAGATCGTGGCAATCGCCGCGAGTACCAATAGATTGTTTGAAGGTGACGCGTCTTCGTACAAGCCTTGCATCGCCATTCTGTTTCTCCTGGAAGATTCGCCGTCGACCAGGGAGTCTAGAATCCATGCGGCCCTGGATCGCACATCATCGGACACTCCCGTCACCGACAAATCCAAGTCGCTTATCGAAGCGGTTGGCGAAGTGTTTACGCGCATGGTGGCTGACCAGCTAGTCGATTCGGTTTGCTTACTTGCTGTGAACAGTGAGAACGGTGCCGTGCGCGAACCGAACGCAGATCTGTCATTCGAGTCGTTTGTTGCTGGGATTCGAGCCTACTGGGCAGCTGTCGACAGGGGGCGACGTGCCAATCCGCAGGCGGATCCCGGCGCCGTTGGCCTTGGGCGCGCACTTTCACGAGGGGCGGCAGTGCGCGGCCTTGTTGCCGGGATTACCTCCACGGCTGAGGGGCTGTCTGTCGCAGAGGCGGCGGTTATCAGCTCCCGTCGAATGCTGGTGGCCGAACTGCAGCGTCTCGCCTTGGATCCAGACGCGAACGAGACGAAGCTGCATGCAGCAATCGGTTCACGATACTGGCTCTTCGGCGGGCAATATGTTGCGGTGGCCGACAGGCGGAACCTTGTCCCTATGGACCAGTATGATATCCCGCTAATCTGCGCAGACGGCAGCCTTGAGATAGTCGAACTGAAGGGGCCGTCGGCGTCGCTTGTTAAGAAGTACCGAAACCATTACATCGTGGGAAGCGAAGTCCATGAAGCGGTCAATCAGTGCCTGAACTATCTCCGTGCACTTGATGAACATGGCGCCGCATTGCGAACGCATTACCACAACGAGCTATCGATGGATCTAGACCTTCGCCGGGCCCGCGGTACAGTCGTGATAGGGCACCCAGGGCGTGAATTTAGCTCAGGGGCAACGCGGGAGCAGATTGAACAGACGATCAGATCGTATAACGCGCACCTGAGTCGCCTGACCGTCCTCACGTATGCCGACCTTCTCGATAGCGCGGAACGATCATTGAAGTTCGCAATCGAAGACGCAGCGGATGCTCGTGACGCCTGA